The following are encoded in a window of Variovorax paradoxus genomic DNA:
- a CDS encoding helix-turn-helix domain-containing protein: MQPDLEIVEVHGDESFTAWAHGYPYRTVRWHFHPEYEIQLIVETQGVYFVGDHVGHFEPGNLVLMGPDLPHNWISDVPAGQSVERRGIVIQFPAALVRNVAGTFPEFRHIEPLLAESASGLLFSAKTAAAAKPLMESLLEASGMRRVVLLLSLFELLVASDDRQRLASPAFTPDPKAFMSHAINNVLAHIAANLGDELREPMLAELVGQSPSAFSRSFRKHTGQSFVRYVNRLRIGRACELLANSDKPVLDVCMDVGFNNVSNFNRQFLLHKRMPPTKFRHFHRMQLAASRAANSPP; the protein is encoded by the coding sequence ATGCAACCCGATCTGGAAATCGTCGAAGTCCACGGGGACGAATCGTTCACCGCCTGGGCGCACGGCTATCCGTATCGCACGGTGCGCTGGCACTTCCACCCCGAGTACGAGATCCAGCTGATCGTCGAGACCCAGGGCGTGTATTTCGTGGGCGACCATGTCGGCCACTTCGAGCCGGGCAACCTCGTGTTGATGGGCCCCGACCTGCCGCACAACTGGATCAGCGACGTGCCCGCCGGCCAGAGCGTCGAGCGCCGCGGCATCGTGATCCAGTTCCCGGCCGCGCTGGTGCGCAACGTGGCAGGCACCTTTCCCGAGTTCCGGCACATCGAGCCGCTACTGGCCGAATCGGCCTCCGGTCTGCTCTTTTCTGCCAAGACCGCCGCCGCCGCCAAGCCGCTCATGGAGTCGCTGCTCGAAGCCAGCGGCATGCGCCGCGTGGTGCTGCTGCTGTCGCTGTTCGAGCTGCTGGTGGCCAGCGACGACCGCCAGCGGCTGGCCAGCCCCGCGTTCACGCCCGACCCCAAGGCCTTCATGTCGCACGCGATCAACAACGTGCTGGCGCACATTGCCGCCAACCTCGGCGACGAGCTGCGCGAGCCGATGCTGGCCGAGCTGGTGGGCCAGAGCCCGAGCGCGTTCTCGCGCTCGTTCCGCAAGCACACCGGGCAGTCGTTCGTGCGCTACGTGAACCGGCTGCGCATCGGCCGCGCCTGCGAACTGCTGGCCAACAGCGACAAGCCCGTGCTCGACGTCTGCATGGACGTGGGCTTCAACAACGTGTCGAACTTCAACCGGCAGTTCCTGCTGCACAAGCGCATGCCGCCGACCAAGTTCCGCCACTTCCATCGCATGCAGCTCGCTGCATCGCGCGCCGCCAACAGCCCGCCGTAG